A single Triticum dicoccoides isolate Atlit2015 ecotype Zavitan chromosome 2A, WEW_v2.0, whole genome shotgun sequence DNA region contains:
- the LOC119352317 gene encoding exocyst complex component EXO70B2-like: MADHEYTSLKVLLQGSSTEGQLASVPEESTTGFTDALPPSDSYRDSIRRVSVVCSDWRIRSRQSGSTDSAASRSTNSSYSSNSASIGTATSELRKIAQRMASDGYTQRMVQAFHTVSLTHTFGQDRALRKWFIELDVDWVLDVLLKLLLEEASVYSLKELVRRWIRALTVIVASVTTISDAPAAAQFVTASVSAMLVFVDAMVQVNGEEKLQAMLQMYICVCSASYGILPHTISSGAQSILNDINSSMDRQGNKLIESICDTMVQVRRTLMKDDNLCATEILEGGGEVHKNTKLMVDYIVLMSKAHASTQMNSGQSHNTGKLGGLIHYTIDYLNNLLVRKSELCSDPSLRYLFLLNNSYFIVQMVSKTSVSLNLEQLCGHQTELKLTPECEKYMDSYLDVSWRNVLSFIPKSNFHGPLRRWIHTTSLAKFQSAFDNTYQAQKFWKVPEPRLRSLLRETIIKRVISAYNDYLKEHPELEKHVSGGSSSPKILEEMLGELFEG; this comes from the exons ATGGCGGACCACGAGTATACGAGTCTCAAAGTCCTATTACAAGGTAGCAGCACGGAGGGGCAGCTTGCTTCCGTGCCGGAGGAGAGCACCACCGGCTTCACGGATGCCTTGCCGCCGTCCGACTCCTACCGTGACTCAATCCGGAGggtcagcgtcgtctgctccgactGGCGCATCAGATCCCGTCAGAGTGGATCCACCGACTCTGCTGCCTCGAGGTCCACCAACTCCAGCTACTCCTCCAACTCAGCGTCCATCGGCACAGCAACCAGCGAGCTCCGGAAGATTGCTCAGAGAATGGCCAGTGACGGTTACACCCAACGCATGGTACAAGCATTCCACACCGTATCTCTCACGCATACATTTGGCCAGGACCGTGCGCTGAGGAAGTGGTTCATCGAGCTCGACGTCGACTGGGTTCTCGATGTATTGCTGAAGCTACTTCTCGAAGAGGCATCTGTGTATTCACTAAAAGAATTGGTCAGGAGGTGGATCCGAGCTCTCACAGTAATTGTCGCCAGTGTCACCACCATCAGTGACGCGCCAGCGGCCGCACAATTTGTCACAGCGAGTGTCTCAGCAATGCTCGTCTTTGTCGATGCCATGGTCCAGGTTAACGGGGAGGAGAAGCTACAGGCCATGCTACAAATGTATATCTGTGTGTGCAGTGCATCGTATGGCATCTTGCCGCACACGATCAGTTCAGGTGCCCAAAGCATTTTGAACGATATAAACAGCTCAATGGACAGACAAGGGAACAAGTTAATCGAGTCCATATGTGACACGATGGTGCAGGTGAGGCGGACACTCATGAAGGATGACAACTTGTGTGCCACTGAGATTCTGGAAGGAGGAGGTGAGGTTCACAAGAACACCAAGTTGATGGTGGATTACATAGTTTTGATGAGTAAAGCACATGCTTCGACACAGATGAACTCTGGACAAAGCCACAACACCGGAAAGCTTGGAGGCCTGATACATTACACAATTGATTATCTCAACAATTTGCTTGTGCGAAAATCAGAGCTGTGCTCGGATCCAAGCCTCAGGTATTTGTTCCTGCTCAACAATTCATATTTCATTGTGCAGATGGTGTCCAAGACATCGGTATCTTTAAATCTTGAGCAGTTGTGTGGACACCAAACAGAACTTAAACTTAC GCCTGAATGTGAGAAGTACATGGATAGTTATCTCGATGTTTCTTGGAGAAATGTGTTGTCCTTTATACCTAAATCGAATTTTCACGGACCACTCCGTCGTTGGATCCACACCACTTCGCTGGCTAAATTCCAGTCAGCGTTTGATAATACGTACCAGGCTCAGAAATTCTGGAAGGTGCCGGAACCTCGTCTCCGGTCCTTACTGCGGGAAACTATCATCAAGCGAGTCATTTCAGCTTATAATGACTACCTGAAGGAACATCCAGAGCTAGAAAAACACGTTAGTGGCGGAAGCAGTAGCCCTAAAATTTTGGAGGAGATGTTGGGAGAGCTGTTTGAAGGATGA